From a single Capsicum annuum cultivar UCD-10X-F1 chromosome 12, UCD10Xv1.1, whole genome shotgun sequence genomic region:
- the LOC107851638 gene encoding F-box protein PP2-B10, protein MDYFGMLPEGCLSEILSFTSPEDTARLSASSRGFKSAAESDIVWEKFLPSDYQHIISKSNYLLSNSHSKKEIYFSLCDSPILTDDGKLSFSLDKKTGKKCYMVSARELVISWGDTPHYWAWSSNPDSRFSEVANLRFVCWLDMRGKIETRLLSKRTKYVAYLVFKLAGGYYGLETANAFVRFIDCESNDEAEERASVVSLSVQGPDENQSKRRVDGWMEIEMGNFFNNAGEDGDVEARLMEIRRLLAKGGLIVQGMEFRPE, encoded by the exons atggATTATTTTGGGATGTTACCAGAAGGTTGTTTATCAGAAATTTTATCCTTTACTTCACCAGAAGATACTGCTAGATTATCTGCTAGTTCAAGAGGATTTAAGTCTGCTGCTGAATCTGATATTGTTTGGGAGAAATTTTTGCCATCGGATTATCAACATATTATTTctaaatcaaattatttattgaGTAATTCTCATTCgaagaaagaaatttattttagtCTATGTGATTCTCCAATTCTCACTGATGATGGCAAATTG AGCTTTTCATTGGACAAGAAGACTGGGAAGAAATGTTATATGGTATCAGCAAGGGAACTCGTTATTTCATGGGGCGATACACCACATTATTGGGCATGGTCATCTAACCCCGACTCCAG ATTTTCGGAAGTGGCTAATCTTCGGTTTGTTTGTTGGCTTGATATGCGAGGCAAGATTGAAACTCGGTTACTGTCAAAAAGAACCAAATATGTTGCTTATCTAGTGTTCAAACTGGCAGGCGGATATTATGGCCTTGAAACTGCTAATGCATTTGTAAGATTTATTGATTGTGAGAGTAACGATGAAGCTGAGGAACGAGCTAGTGTTGTTAGTCTTTCAGTACAAGGACCTGATGAGAATCAATCCAAGAGAAGAGTCGATGGATGGATGGAAATAGAAATGgggaattttttcaacaatgcaGGAGAGGATGGAGATGTTGAAGCGAGATTGATGGAGATTAGGCGCCTCCTTGCGAAAGGTGGCCTCATCGTTCAAGGAATGGAGTTTCGGCCAGAATGA